One segment of Panicum virgatum strain AP13 chromosome 3K, P.virgatum_v5, whole genome shotgun sequence DNA contains the following:
- the LOC120698874 gene encoding probable calcium-binding protein CML15: MGKVRSFFSRSGKRGAGPSSPSSSAAGSAPSSPSPRKSSASAPAAPAAETKDEMERVFRKFDANGDGRISRSELAALFEGVGHAATDDEVSRMMEEADADGDGAISLPEFAALVRSADADADAVEEDLRHAFMVFDADGNGLITPAELARVLRGLGEAATVAQCRRMIQGVDRNGDGLVSFDEFKLMMAAGGGFGRMASSSS, from the coding sequence atgggCAAGGTCCGCTCCTTCTTCTCCCGCAGCGGCAAGCGCGGCGCCGGCCCGtcctcgccgtcctcctccgcggcgggcagcgcgccgtcgtcgccgtccccgaggaagtcgtcggcgtcggcgccggcggccccggcggcggagaCCAAGGACGAGATGGAGCGCGTGTTCCGCAAGTTCGACGCGAACGGCGACGGGCGGATCTCGCGGTCGGAGCTGGCGGCGCTGTTCGAAGGCGTGGGCCACGCGGCCACGGATGACGAGGTGTCGCGCATGATGGAGGAGGCCGacgcggacggcgacggcgccatcAGCCTGCCCGAGTTCGCCGCGCTCGTGCgctccgccgacgccgacgccgacgccgtcgaGGAGGACCTGCGCCACGCCTTCATGGTCTTCGACGCCGACGGCAACGGCCTCATCACGCCCGCCGAGCTCGCGCGCGTCCTGCgcggcctcggggaggccgccaccgtcgcccaGTGCCGCCGCATGATCCAGGGCGTCGACCGCAACGGCGACGGCCTCGTCTCCTTCGACGAGTTCAAGCTCATGATGGCCGCCGGCGGAGGCTTCGGCAGGAtggcctcctcctcttcttag